A window of Thermoproteus sp. genomic DNA:
GGTGCGCCTAGTGGTAGTGGACAACCAATTGCTCCCAAGGGGGAGCCGGCTGGGGGTTAGACATGTGGAGAAGGACTCTAGGCGGGTGCCGGGGCTCCAGCTGGCCGACGTGGTGGCTGGATGGGCGCGCGACACCTACTGCCGCGGCTAGTCGGCGCCCACGCATTCGAGGCGGGCTTACCCCTTCATGAACCCTCCCAATATGCCAGTGACGTAGTACCTCTGTAGCGCTAAGAATATTATTATGGGGGGCACAATCGCAACTACGGCCGCGGCGGCCATAAGCGCTACGTTGACGAAGAAGGCCGAAACCGAATTGGCGACGAAGACGGTGACGGGGAACAGGTTCCTATTCCTTATGAAGACCAGCCCGAAGTAGAGGTCGTTATAGACGAAGACGAACTGTATGGCGGCCACGCTTATTATGGCTGTGGTCATCACGGGAAGCACCACGTTGTAGAACAGCCGGAAGTCCGATGCGCCGTCTATCTCCGCAGATTCTATTAGCTCCTTGGGCAACGACGCGAGGAAGTTGTAGAAGAAGAAGGTTATCCACGGCAGGGCGAAGGCCGTGTGGACCAACACCACGCCTAGATAGCTCTGCATGATCCATTGGGCTCTGTTGTAAAGGCTCAACACGGGCACTGTCACCGACTGTTGTGGGAGTACCTGCAGTATGTAGAGCACGGGCGCCCATATCTCTCCCCCAGGTATGTGCCTCCTCCTTATCGAGAAGGCTAGGGCCATCCCAACGACTATCGGCAACGCGGTCGAGGCACCCGCTATGGCGAGGCTGTTCAGGACGTATACGTATATATGTTCCCTAATCAAATCGGCATAGTTGGCGCCCGTCAGCGACTTGAAGCTCCACCA
This region includes:
- a CDS encoding carbohydrate ABC transporter permease, which produces MRARAVIYTLLAAVVGVGWLFPLIATAMGSITPYETTVLYGWWSFKSLTGANYADLIREHIYVYVLNSLAIAGASTALPIVVGMALAFSIRRRHIPGGEIWAPVLYILQVLPQQSVTVPVLSLYNRAQWIMQSYLGVVLVHTAFALPWITFFFYNFLASLPKELIESAEIDGASDFRLFYNVVLPVMTTAIISVAAIQFVFVYNDLYFGLVFIRNRNLFPVTVFVANSVSAFFVNVALMAAAAVVAIVPPIIIFLALQRYYVTGILGGFMKG